In the Telopea speciosissima isolate NSW1024214 ecotype Mountain lineage chromosome 2, Tspe_v1, whole genome shotgun sequence genome, one interval contains:
- the LOC122650978 gene encoding putative UPF0481 protein At3g02645, which produces MYSSTQTAATRSSSNKSRENSSFDELGWVSNIRRTLDEELEEDTAGVPAVCIFNVPKTLLANKPECYIPQEVAIGPYHPWRSELYEMERYKVSAAKRTQKQFIQTLKFHNLVDRLMKHETRIRACFHKYLPVNGETLAWMMAVDACFLLEFLQVYAIKQQGNYNVLSRTIFSSSSSSSSPSSSMSHLVDHAGRKSAHNAILRDIMMLENQIPLFILRKILEVQYSSLDEADALLHSMLMGLCKDLSPLKMMMEEDFPNIQFTDSAHLLDCLYQIFLPKSEEGRLEITTEVHEDQNPFPIDENKEEKFVEEDSSTDVKKLLNATWSLLSKLNKAPVSFIKRVLLSRPVKLLFKLPWTIITRLPGFSILKQPVEYLFFNENKDEIKPENGSLNSMDNNKPPLLEEITIPSVSELYNSGIRFVATKGDITSISFDSKSFTFKLPSVSLDVNTEVVLRNLVAYEASNASGPLFFTRYVKLMNGIIDTEEDVKLLREKGIVLNHLKSDKEVADLWNGMSKSVTLNKVPFLDKVIEDINNCHSCRLKVKAKKFFKSYVIGSWQFLTFLAAILFLLLTTLQAFCSVYSCARVFHLNTNTTTG; this is translated from the coding sequence ATGTACTCTTCTACCCAGACTGCTGCTACCAGGAGCTCATCAAATAAATCAAGGGAAAATTCAAGTTTTGATGAACTGGGTTGGGTCAGTAACATTCGTCGAACACTAGAtgaagagcttgaagaggaTACAGCAGGAGTGCCAGCTGTTTGCATCTTCAATGTCCCCAAAACTCTATTAGCTAACAAGCCAGAATGCTACATTCCTCAAGAAGTTGCAATTGGACCATACCACCCCTGGCGTTCTGAGCTCTATGAGATGGAGAGGTACAAGGTTTCTGCTGCCAAAAGAACTCAAAAACAATTCATCCAAACCCTTAAATTCCACAACCTTGTGGATCGATTGATGAAACATGAGACCAGAATCCGTGCTTGTTTCCACAAGTACCTTCCTGTCAATGGTGAAACCCTAGCATGGATGATGGCAGTTGATGCTTGCTTCTTGCTTGAATTCCTCCAAGTTTATGCCATCAAACAACAAGGTAATTATAATGTCCTTTCCAGGACAATCTtctcgtcgtcgtcgtcgtcgtcgtcgccGTCTTCTTCCATGTCGCATTTGGTGGACCATGCAGGAAGGAAATCGGCTCATAATGCTATCCTTAGAGATATAATGATGCTCGAGAATCAAATTCCTCTCTTCATATTGAGGAAAATCTTGGAAGTTCAGTATTCATCTTTGGACGAAGCCGACGCTTTACTGCATTCCATGTTAATGGGTTTATGCAAAGACCTTTCTCCATTAAAGATGATGATGGAGGAGGACTTCCCCAACATCCAATTCACCGATTCTGCACATTTGCTTGATTGTTTGTACCAAATATTTCTGCCCAAATCCGAAGAAGGACGACTCGAAATCACCACTGAAGTCCATGAAGATCAAAATCCTTTTCCAATCGACgaaaacaaggaagaaaaattcGTGGAGGAGGATTCAAGTACTGATGTGAAGAAGCTCTTGAATGCAACATGGAGCTTGCTATCCAAATTAAACAAAGCCCCGGTAAGTTTCATTAAAAGGGTATTACTTTCAAGGCCAGTTAAGTTACTGTTTAAATTACCTTGGACAATTATCACTCGTCTTCCTGGGTTTTCGATCTTAAAACAACCTGTTGAGTATCTTTTCTTCAATgaaaataaagatgaaatcAAACCCGAAAACGGAAGTTTGAATTCGATGGACAATAACAAGCCTCCTTTATTAGAGGAGATTACTATCCCTTCAGTGAGTGAACTCTATAATTCAGGTATCAGATTTGTTGCCACTAAAGGGGATATCACCAGCATTAGCTTTGATTCAAAATCATTCACATTTAAACTCCCTAGTGTTAGTTTAGATGTTAACACTGAAGTGGTTTTAAGAAACTTGGTTGCATATGAAGCATCAAATGCATCAGGGCCATTGTTTTTTACGCGATACGTCAAATTAATGAATGGGATTATAGATACTGAAGAGGATGTAAAACTGCTTAGAGAGAAAGGTATTGTGTTGAACCATTTGAAGAGTGATAAAGAGGTAGCTGACCTGTGGAATGGGATGAGTAAGTCAGTAACATTAAACAAAGTACCCTTCTTGGATAAGGTGATTGAAGACATAAACAACTGCCACAGTTGTAGATTGAAGGTTAAAGCTAAGAAATTTTTCAAGAGTTATGTGATTGGTTCATGGCAATTCCTGACATTCTTGGCAGCTATTCTGTTCTTGTTGTTGACCACTCTGCAAGCTTTTTGCTCGGTATATAGTTGTGCTCGTGTTTTTCATCTCAACACCAACACAACAACTGGATGA